In Nicotiana tabacum cultivar K326 chromosome 11, ASM71507v2, whole genome shotgun sequence, a single window of DNA contains:
- the LOC142165965 gene encoding uncharacterized protein LOC142165965 encodes MIISSQYHPSASRQAESTNNLIIQTLKKRLKVAKGKWPEELPGMLGAYRTRAKSSTEETPFSLIYGAEAIILVEVQEPTLQFSRAKEEENNEELLVKMDFLDEHMDLAYVRMVSQKQRTERYYN; translated from the coding sequence aTGATTATATCCTCACAGTACCATCCGAGTGCCAGTAGACAAGCAGAGTCAACCAATAATCTAATTATCCAAACACTCAAAAAGAGGTTAAAAGTTGctaaaggcaaatggcccgaagagtTACCGGGTATGCTAGGGGCATACCGGACAAGGGCAAAATCGAGCACAGaagaaacacctttctctctcaTATATGGAGCGGAAGCTATCATACTAGTGGAAGTACAAGAGCCAACTTTACAATTTTCCCGAgcaaaggaagaagaaaacaatGAGGAATTGCTGGTGAAGATGGATTTTCTCGATGAACACATGGACTTGGCATATGTGAGGATGGTGTCTCAAAAGCAAAGGACAGAAAGATATTATAATTGA